A genomic stretch from Calditrichota bacterium includes:
- a CDS encoding TonB family protein produces MKTCSCSPPECGDKVRGLSIFPGRAMVLLVAAAVACAVAIAACSSARRLSDKAEHQSRLETFHRALGNMTLVGDYHGAMGLAQEMLFLDSTFLYLDDYHQLYQCGVRTGLVNTASVALHFGRWRASRLKDPSKRDAALSAFEGWLAMLRHRAAAGEVTVLDGHLGDLLSQGVDAFPCLPVGGVAAVQRRVKTPRGYQVPPGVVTVQVTVNEQGRVVDCAVVGPLAPVADQAVIEAAYRSSFFPAFVKGKPVGATVLVEVPVRAQSQR; encoded by the coding sequence ATGAAGACTTGCTCTTGCAGCCCTCCAGAATGCGGGGATAAGGTGCGCGGCCTGTCGATTTTCCCCGGCCGCGCGATGGTACTCCTGGTCGCCGCGGCCGTGGCCTGCGCGGTCGCCATTGCCGCGTGTAGCTCTGCGCGGCGGCTAAGCGACAAGGCCGAGCATCAGTCACGCCTGGAGACCTTTCATCGCGCCTTAGGCAACATGACCCTGGTGGGCGACTACCACGGCGCCATGGGCCTGGCGCAGGAGATGTTGTTCCTGGACAGCACTTTCCTCTATTTGGACGACTATCACCAGCTCTACCAGTGCGGGGTGCGCACCGGATTGGTGAATACGGCCTCCGTTGCATTGCATTTTGGCAGGTGGCGCGCCTCCCGCCTCAAGGACCCCAGCAAGCGCGACGCCGCTCTGAGCGCGTTCGAAGGGTGGCTTGCCATGCTCCGTCATCGCGCAGCTGCGGGAGAAGTCACAGTGCTGGACGGGCATCTCGGGGACCTGCTCAGCCAAGGTGTTGATGCGTTTCCTTGCCTGCCGGTGGGCGGTGTGGCAGCAGTACAACGCCGCGTCAAGACGCCCCGCGGCTACCAGGTGCCGCCCGGAGTGGTGACCGTGCAAGTCACAGTCAATGAGCAGGGCCGCGTGGTGGATTGCGCCGTGGTCGGCCCGCTCGCGCCGGTGGCTGACCAGGCCGTGATTGAGGCCGCCTACCGCAGTTCGTTCTTCCCCGCTTTTGTCAAAGGGAAGCCGGTGGGCGCCACGGTGCTGGTGGAAGTGCCGGTACGCGCCCAGAGCCAGCGCTGA